The genomic stretch TTaggttaattaattaatcaaatatgtttttctcaCAATATTATAGATTTGCTTTCTGATCCATCCAGACCCGCTTCTATTTACAGCTGTCTCTTAAATGTCTCTGCTCTGCACGGCTGCTTTAGCCATATGTAAAACACTGTATAGAACCCACTAATTGACCTGTTAGCTGCATCAGGCGCTGCTATATGAGCCCATCATGGCCATTATCTATGCTTCCCCCCAGGTATTTCGCCATGGTGGTAATCCCATTGCGCATGCATCATTACCTTCAGAAGCATAAGGCAGTTTTTTCTTTACAGCCTCCGATTTAATTAAATTTAGTTGCAAATATTTGATACACACCTACCCTACATTTTAACGTAAAGAACATCGCATCAGGCGTCATGAGTGATTAgtgttgaggaggaggaggaggaggaggaggaggaggaggaggaggagagaggctcCCTGTTAGCAGCTTGTCATTAACAGACGGACTGTTACAGTATCGGCCTACTGACTGACTCATGATGGTGAGAGGCGAGCTGTCATTCTGCATCAGGAAGGCTGCTCCTTCCACATATGTTGCTCAACATTTTGTTCCAATCTACTTTTTATTCCCTCATTCACTCAGCAGACCTTCAGTTCATCAACTGTGAAGGATGCCAATCGTTTTCATGTGTCCTCTTTACTGTGTATGACGATAAACACCAGTGAGATCTATATTATAGGCCTAGgctgtaataaaaaaagatatttgttttaGCCTTCAGCCTCACGCAGATCATTTATTTCAGATTAACACAGAAGGAAAAattgaaaatggaaaacaaatctaaatagGCCTAAATTATTATTCCTGAAcgtcctcatcctcatcatgtAGATGTCCCTGGATTTACCAGGCTCCGTGCATTACTCACAGCCGCGCCATTGGCCAAGGACACATAGGATGACCACAGCGCCTCTGAATTGAGCCTGAATTGCCGTAATACGTGAAAGAGTTTTATTACAAGCATAATCCCACAAATATGACCTCAAATGACGTTTTTGCGAGGCTGTGGACTATTTACAGGTATTGCTTCTGGGCTGGTTTAGTCATACAATCTAAATCTTTGCCAGCTGATGTCATAATAATTCACTAGTTTCAGGATTCAAGACAGGAGATCAAGTCAGAAAGGGGACAGAATAGGCCATAGAAATgattgatttaataataatatttaaacattttttattatatcacGAACACCCTCTTAACTTTGTTCAGAAGTTGTTCAAAAGTCGTCGGTATTTTACACAATTTGCTCTTTAAAGTTCgcctaaaatacatttcacaggCTTGTCAAACTGAATATGTGTTGTAGATTATAGCAGGATGGTGCTGCAAAATCAATATCACAACTGCAATTAGTTTACACAGCAGCcttttgattttaaaagttTGAAATGTGAGGATGAAAAAGTTTTTCGGATCGTCAGCGCCTATCACAGACTACAGTGATCATCTTATTACAGCTGTCTGTAGGGCAGTCACAACAGTTAGCCCATAACGAGACGAACTATAGTTAAAACAGTCAAATCAAAGGGACTTTGATGGACCATGTGAATTCCTCTGCCGGGTTTGATCCTACAAATGACCTTTTAATTAACACAATGTTAAGTTAGTGCAGCGGCTCGCTACACAGGGGACAAAGCAGCATTCATCCTATGTTCCTGCCTCGTTGCTCGGCCTGAACAGTAACAAAGTGTTCGATGCCACTTCTGATTAGATGCTGACAATAGAGGGATGATGTCCCCTTTCTTCCGCAACTTGTGGATTTCACTCACGTCCTCCTCTGAATTATGACCTTCCGTCAGCGCTGCGGCTTTATGCGTCGAGTCAAGATGGTACATTTTGATCAAATGCACATCcgcaaatgttttaattggaCGATTGGAGCTCTCTAAATAACCATGACACAGACAAACGAAAGCTCTtggaaaaaaatgtattcttagAAAAAAATGCCATGATAGGCAAACACAGAAGAAGCTCACATTTTAACACAATGACAACAATCCTCCAGGTCCACGCGCAACACAGGGGATCCGGTCCTTTCATGGTCAACTTTATGTCCGACaagctttttctcttttacatCAGGCAAAATGACAAGAAGCcacagtaaaacacaacatgtaacaACATACTCAAAGGAGATACGATACAATAACACATCATATAATAAACGAACAGacaacataacaaaataataaatacatagagAAATAAATAGGTTTGCTACACTACACGATTGCCATACACAAATGTGGCCGTTTTTTATTTGGCCATTCTCATACCTTTGCATCTAGAATTTTTGCATAAAGTCTTTTACAccataaaaacaaagttgtgcAAAATGATAGCCACGTCCACAGTTTGACAGCTTCTCGCTGCAGCAGCGCCAGGTAGCTCCCATGTGTCATATTGAGGCCGCCACTCCGCCAGTGTGTCCTTTAGTGCATATTAATAATGTCCCATTATTTATTGTGTTACAGTTTACAGCAATCtaggaaggaaaaaaagacagaaaaatacaaataaactccCAAATTGAAAAGGAATAAACAGACTTTATAATAAGGAATTTAATTTGTTGattgcaatacattttttaatattttgtctctttattttttgacattttacataTTAGTAAACTGTCACTTCAACCTGACaatcattatatttagatacaataaaatatgaaatttaACGacatatattctttttaaagtgtgtCCTTGTTCACCTGTGAGAGTTTGATGCTGTGGTTGTGtgccccgtgtgtgtgtgtgtgtgtgtgtgtgtgtgtgtgtgtgtgtgtgtgtgtgtgtgtgtgtgtgtgtgtgtgtgtgtgtgtgccgtgaCTTCACTGGTTTCTTCCAGTTCAGTGCAGACTCTCACCTGCTTCACCTCTTCATCACTGGTCTGAACGCAGTGACCTTGTCATCCTGCACGGTCCCACAGGCTTCACTGAGGTCAGAGGACTGTGTCTCTGCTTTGCCTCCAGAGAACCCTACACACCCAAATAAAAGCACATCTAAGAAACTTGCCTTAGGTGCAAGTTGGCAGAAACTGTCTCCTCACCTCATAACCTTAAATGTGCTTTTCTATATCCAACAACACATGGAACATTttttgaaaacatatttgacaaTGCTGGTGTTCAAAGGTACTAGACAATAAGATAACTGTACACCTGTCTGAaacctttctctctcacagatACGAGAGGCATTAAATCCCTTGTTATAAGGTGTTGCCGGTATAAGATGACATACCTTCAATGGTGGAGTACTGACATGTGTCTTGGAGTGCAGCATAGGATGAACAGTGCAGTTGGAGGTCCTTGTGACTGTAGCTGCTAGTGCCATAGACTTTTGAGTGCAATGATAAGCCCTCAGCGAAGGGGCTCTCAGTATTGGTGACACTGCTAGAGTCATGGAGGCCTCTCATGCCCCCACACTGTCCAGTAAGAGTCCCGGTGAGCCTGGAGCTCTGGAGCTGGCAGTCCCCGGTTGAGTTGCCTGTCCTCAGCTCCGAGCCATGCTGCTGAGGGCTCAGTATGACCCCCGAAGCCGCCGTGCGAGCCAAAGACCAAATCCGAGGCTTATCTGATGCTTCAAAGTGAGACAGGGACAGCGTTCCTCCTGGGCCAGTTGAGGAAGGTGCCTTGGACACCACAGGATCCAGGAAGTCAGACGGTAGAGGAGGGAGGGTGGTGACGCCTTTGATGGCACAGGGGAACGCGTGGAAGCTGTTAGTTAAACTAAGGTGGAGCTCGGAGCTGCAGTCTCTCTTTTGAGGGGCTCCGGATACTGCCATGACCCTCTGGAGGTCCTGCTCATCTGCAGCCACCTTTTCACAGTCGCTTTCCAGCTTGTCACAGTCGTCGTCGTCCATGTCCTCCAGATCACTCAGGTGCAGATCCTTCTCGTCCTTGCAGTCACTAGAGTCTGCATGGAAGAAAGGAGATTCTTTTAGCTAACACTGTttgaaaagttgttttttgtaaacTCATGAAGTTTGTTCagaacacttttaaatataCTTTTCTCCCTGGAAACTACTTTGTTACCTTTTTGGTCCATATGATTGGACGCTGTATTGCCCTATACTTAGTGTAAGCAGCCATATTTGTAGTTTAACAATGAATAGTTGAACTCATTTACCTTTGGTGACACAGTCTTGGTCGCTCTTGTTAAAGTCATCCTTCCTGTCATCGTTGGCCTTGTTCTTTGGTGACCAGGTCATTTTGTTCTCCTTCTTTAGCCTCCTCCTGGCGTTGGCGAACCAGGTGGACACTTGTGTGAGGGTCATTTTGGTGATGATGGCCAGCATGATCTTCTCTCCCTTGGTGGGGTAGGGGTTCTTGCGGTGCTCGTATAGCCATGTTTTCAGGGTGCTGGTGGTTTCACGAGTTGCGTTCTTTCTTCTGGCCGTGCCATTAAAGTCTACTGTCCCGTATCTGGAAAGAGAAcgcacagaaatacacacaggcaGCGGCCATTAGTGCAGTAAGTGAAGGATATTCCTTCAGACATCATATCCCTACTGCCTGCTGTGTGAAATATACACTGCTTTGCTCCATGCAGGTATCAGTGTGGACTTACTCTCTGACCTTTGATCTGAATGCGGCATATTCCCCATGTGAATGGCTGCTTTTAATAATACTTCTCGGCAGGTCAGCTAATGCTCATATTACACACAGTGGACACAAATGAACACAGAATTTACCTGTCATATTGATACTGTCCCAGTGAATGGTCATAAGGATAGTATGCAGCGGTTTGAGAGATGCCAGAGTGTAAAGTGCCTGTGCTGTCCTTAATGTCATACTGTGGATTCTGTAAAAGACAATAAGGTTGTTATGAGTATGCAACATTCATTATTTCTcaacattttgatatttttataaaaaactaaTGAAAGACGTTTGCTATATTTATGcttttaaatcaaatatcacGCTTAACAAGAGTGGGAATTATTGCCATACatgacatcaatgtgtttttaaatgaaaatataaagtaaagtacatgATCCTAGAATGGTATTtgtaatttaatataaatatatatatatgactgttTTCAGGTACAACATGCAACATTTCCATGCATAGTACATTTAAGCTGAATTCaggtgtttaaaataaaaaaagaaatgttacagCTGCACCTTAAAATATCCATTTAACAAGTCATTAAGTCTTTTATCCTCTAAAATCTTACTTTCTCAAAGTAAACAATTCTGACAGAGGAGGAATGTAATGTAACttctttttcaaaagaaaattatatcaaaatgtttttgaaacaaGGCAAGGATTACtttatattaatacaattacatttgaatGAGACAAGTTTACTCTGCTGTGCTTCCACACTACTTCCCCTCACCTGAGTGACAGGATTTTTTTTGCCTTGCTTTTAAGGGGAAGAAGATAAGACTACCGGATTAAGCGGCATGTCGAGACGGATACATTTGCACTGTGAGATACATTGATGAACAAAACCCGGTTGATCGATCAGCCTGAAccaccctcctccccccctttGAGCAACATATGAGGCAGAAGTGAGCCCACCAGAGTGGAGTAGATAGCGGATGGGTCGGTGCTGTAGGGGAAGTAGTTGGCGTAGTTCTGGCTGGCGGCAGCCGCTGCGGCGTAGGGAGAGCTGTACATCCCCAGCGCTGCGTTCAGCTCCGTCCGGCTGCTCGCCAGGAGCCGGTTCTCGTAGGACGGGCAGCAGAAGGaggcagcagcggcggcagcggcAGTCTGGGAGCCTGCTGTCCCGTCAGAGACCGACCTGGAAATCGAATCGCAGCAAGTCGTACTGGGGTTTGCCGACACGAAAAACTGCATGAAGAAAATCGTGGATAGACATGGTCATTGGCTGTTTCAGCTCTTATCTGGATGCCTGTGACAACTCTGAAGTGACTGTGGGTGATGCACTGCAAAACGCTCTCTAATTTAAGTTGCTCAGTCACTTTAGTGTTGAGCCATGACTATATAAAACGAGTGAAAATGTGAGTTTGCGTTTAGTTCAATTCAATTATACTGAATCAGGTGTTATTATCTTATCTTGTGACCTGCCTTAATACAAGGTAAGTCACTTTTCACAGCATTGCTGGAATGAGAGAAAGTAGTTTACATTGTGAACACGTGAAATTAGCGATATCACCCCATTGTCCTTTTTCATGTTCTAATAAATTGGATATTAAGATGGAAAAAGGTGTGCGCAATCCGTGCGTAAAAGtgaactgctgcagtttatCGTcggttttaaaataaataagaaagatCTGAGGTAATATCACTGTACAAGTAATAACTACATAGAAATgatactttttaaaattgtatataCAATGTACTgaacattaaaaatattaacgatATAAAAGTTGGGTGACAACTTTTCCATGAGAGTAACTTTTGTCCCCTGATCGTCTTGAACTTCTTCCAACTTGTCATTAGGCGCAATaataatgtcttaaaatgtaaattaccCACTTTAATTGAGCAAAGCATGTTAAGTTTTCAAGAAAATGCAAGGTGTCTAACCTCCCACGCGTCCCATATAAATAGAAAGTTTGCGATTGTGTACAGCCCAATTACACCTCGTAGTGAGCAATAGGTGACATTCATCTCTATTGTCATCAGAAAAACACGTGAGTTCATTCATAATTCAGTGTAATTGGACACGGGTGCGTGTATATCGATATCTGGTTCAACAACAGACGCACCACACGGAAATATCTGTCAATACTGTCAAAGCAGCCACTCAGTCATAAATGTTTCTTATAGAGAAAAAGTGCTCTGACTAGTGAAATACAAGAAAAAATATGCACACAAAGAagccatttgtgtgtgtgtgtacacaacacttagaagaaataaaaagcaaagaggCTTACCTGTGAAGTTGCATTGTAAGGGTATCCAAATTGCGAGAAAGACATAGCTGCTTCTTTTGTTACCATCAGCAATATTCTTCACCCTTGATCGATTGCAACCAATTCCTACTTCAAATCCACCGTCTTACACACATTTCCACGCACGGCCTTTCGCTCAATAATAGATGACTTCACTCATAGGAGGGAGACTTTAGGATCGCACCAGCTGCAGATTGTTTTATATGAATGAATAATCCCCCCCAAGGACCCGATAAGAAATGAAATTAAGCGTCAttaagtgcaaaaaaaaaattgttgttGTGTTAGCTGAAGGAGGCTTAAAGGATAACGTAAGACTTGCAAGATATGGACTCTGCTTGTGCTATTATTTGTGGCTCTATAGTTCTTTAGCATTCATCCATGCAAGGGTATCAGCGTGACGTCACTGTAATCCCGGAACGGCAGGGTACCAAGGATAGAATAATGTCTTTACCAATCACGTCCAACGCAGGGTTTTCTTAAGGTGCACTGTACACAGTCTTGTCCCGCTTTTGTAATAGAATTATTCACCGATTTGTTGTGGTAACGTCTCGGAAAATGGTATAATTTTTCATCATTATTGAATTGTAGAATGGCAACATATGGAAACCCCTTGTGAAGTTACATTAATTAGAAACACAATAGAAGATAGAAGGTATTTCTTCTTGTGAGTTATCACAAACACTTCCAGCAGAAGAGattactttttatttccacatATGCAAATAGGAATCAAACATGTCAACTAAAAAGTCTGCTGAGTATtttctgattaaaaaaagatttgtaatttcaaactgtttcttttatttacaatatatcaTAATTAAAACTGGTTGAGTAAACCCATCGaagacttttttcttttcttttttttaaatctcgaCCTCTGGTCGCCTCTGGCTCTCTGGCCAGAGGTCCATCCCGGAGTTAATGACGATGATGTTTCTATCTTTCTCTATTAGAGAGAGGGGCAGTCCCAGCAGGAACGGTTAGAGGGTTTTTTGGCAGGTCAATAGACCAGTGATTGATGCGCGCCTGGAGACCTACGTGACCATTACGCGTAATGCGTAATTGTATCAATTAACAAATGGATACATGCCCTTGTTTAACCAACGCGTAACAGAGTGAAAATATGCATTAGAGGTGAAATCCGAAGAGCTATGGAAAAAAGACAGTGGAAGCCCTTCTCTCCAGTCTAATTAAATATCCGTGGATGGGGGCGACGAGAATTGCATTTTAATTGAATGATGCTCACTTGAAAGATGGGTAAGGAATGATGCTGCCTCACAGTGAATGAAACGAAAAATAATTTTAAGCCTTATTAGATCAGCAGCTCAACCATCACCagttctctcactctctcccataaacataaacaaactgtGCCTCCTCGTATGATGTTGAgctgggagggaggggggtctATTATTTCCCCCTATGCACACTATATTTGTATTGACAGTGACAGCGACGATCAGTCCTACTGAGTCATATGATCTGCCTGTTTCTGATTATCTAGGGCTATGTAAGGTTTCCGTTGTCACGACTGATACCGTGTGCCAAATTTCCCGGTGCCCTGCCGTTCCAAAactgatgtatgtatgtattcatcCCTTGGAGACGCTTCTGCGATTATGTGCTTCCTCTCCGAGGGGCGCTAAAGAGCCGCGTGTAGGCGATGAAGATCTCCCGTCAAGAGATTTTCCACAGAGATAAAGTGGACAGAGTGGTCATGGTCCAGGCTCTGGGAAGTGCCTGGGCAGTAAACACCCACAGCAACTCGGCTTGACTTCCGACCAGTGCTCTTTCTGACAGGCAACTAAATTACAACAGGGAACTTGTTGGTCCACAAAACTTACATTATTCCCCCATGATACCAAACTGTATCAAACCTCTCGAGTGGcaggattatttatttgaataaaatatgtctttaattttccctttttttccaaCTTGTTGATTCTTTCAATGTTCAATTCCAGCCATGTTACATATTTCATCCTAGAACAAGACGAATTCTGCAgccaaacattttaaatggccAAAACTCTCTCAAAAATGAGCACAGTGCAAATACCTTAAAATCGATTATATCTAAAACGAAAGGGGCAAGCCAACTTGATTATGATACAGCTGTTAACACATATTCTTCTGgcattaatgaaaacattttgaggtCAAAAAGTGAAAAGGCACTGCACATGTCTGTTGGCTATTTACAGTGTTCTGGATCAAATATCTCAACTTGCAAAACAACCTACTTTTCACGACATCAGAAAAACAGATCTGTTTTCATCTTTGTGACGATGCAATTTTCAGATAATCCAATAGGGTTTAAAATTGTTTATTGAGATTAAGAAATCGGATAATTTTCTCAACCCTTGAACTtaatccttcagtttatctgtAAAAATCCGAATTTGGGGATATGGGTTTATATGTACAGTGGCAAGAGTTTAAATGGGAATAACACAGATGTCTACAATAAGCATAATTTAACTTTTCCATTTACCATCAATGATGGATATCAGAACTTATTATCTAAGCACACTGCCTAAAGAAATGATTCTATAGGATAATGTGCACACAGAGAAGGTTGAAACAAGCTAAATGTAATTGCATGCCGGTGGTCGATGCTTTTCTACAAGGGCATGCATGATGGCCCAAGTGCATATGGACAGACTCATGCATAATGCATGTCCAGCAGTCAGTGTAGATCTCACTGAATCAGGCCAAAATTAACACTAATTGTAATGGCAGACTGACCACAGTGCCcttccctctgaaatgtgtgACAACCCCACAATGAGACATTTCATTTACTGTGTTTTGTCTGGATTACTTAGTACTCACATTGTaacaaggttttgttttttagcagCTAAATGGCCGACAATGGCAATTAGTGATTCTTCTTtctcagatgttttttttagtaGATTTTCTTTTGGCAAAGTCTGCCATTTTCTGAGGCTTAGAGTATTGTAGAGACGCAATGTCCTTTAACAGAGAGAAGCTTCTTTTTGCAGCAGGGTGGTGTACAGTAGCAGCCACCCTTAAGCTGTCCAAGTTTAAGCCCCTGTCCAAGACCACCCTGGGTTTAAATCATGTATCATTTATATCAAATATAGGTTGTGGTAAAGTAAAAACTTGGAAAGCaggtgggggaaaaaaatcatGCAATCTTCTTAATGGGGGGGGACAACACAAAGAGCACCAAAAACTTCAGATAATCACaagaaagtattattattataagtagcATTAGTAGTGAATTTAGTATCATTTCCAAAGTTTAGCATCCTACAGAAATGCGTTCTCGTGATACGAAAAAGCGGACGTGCCTCTACTTGAAACAGGCTGCAACAAAGTCTGTAGACATACCATTTGACCCAAGACTGGTCATGTAATAGAACATTTAACTAGCAGCAGACAAAGGCATTCACCCTTATAGTACATTCACTCATGCTATTTAAGGATAAGCAAGTCCAAACCTCCATTATATCTTGTTCTAACGGGTCCATGCAGTTACTAATGAGACTGAGTAATGCACGCATCCTCTATTAGAAGCATCACTGGttggaaaaagagagggagaaaaagtgGAAAGGTTAAGTCAACACTCAATAGCTCCCAGCCCTCTTCTACTTAATACATTTCCTATGCTGACTTAATGAATCACACAAAGCCTTTCTGGTTTTTCATCAGAT from Cottoperca gobio chromosome 3, fCotGob3.1, whole genome shotgun sequence encodes the following:
- the irx6a gene encoding Iroquois homeobox protein 6a, coding for MVTKEAAMSFSQFGYPYNATSQFFVSANPSTTCCDSISRSVSDGTAGSQTAAAAAAASFCCPSYENRLLASSRTELNAALGMYSSPYAAAAAASQNYANYFPYSTDPSAIYSTLNPQYDIKDSTGTLHSGISQTAAYYPYDHSLGQYQYDRYGTVDFNGTARRKNATRETTSTLKTWLYEHRKNPYPTKGEKIMLAIITKMTLTQVSTWFANARRRLKKENKMTWSPKNKANDDRKDDFNKSDQDCVTKDSSDCKDEKDLHLSDLEDMDDDDCDKLESDCEKVAADEQDLQRVMAVSGAPQKRDCSSELHLSLTNSFHAFPCAIKGVTTLPPLPSDFLDPVVSKAPSSTGPGGTLSLSHFEASDKPRIWSLARTAASGVILSPQQHGSELRTGNSTGDCQLQSSRLTGTLTGQCGGMRGLHDSSSVTNTESPFAEGLSLHSKVYGTSSYSHKDLQLHCSSYAALQDTCQYSTIEGFSGGKAETQSSDLSEACGTVQDDKVTAFRPVMKR